From one Oncorhynchus tshawytscha isolate Ot180627B unplaced genomic scaffold, Otsh_v2.0 Un_contig_4824_pilon_pilon, whole genome shotgun sequence genomic stretch:
- the LOC121844379 gene encoding uncharacterized protein LOC121844379 → MGNEGVERFNRMLGNMIRALPTRAKHRWPRKLKSLTFAYNCTVHETTGHAPFQLMFGRTPHLPIDMMFGTALQDSDVVDYDEYIKSLTRDLREAMEIQVLATKQLKSHAGLYNRKIRGAPVEIGDRVLLANKGERGKRKLADRWENNLKIVTEKNSDVHIFKIQNMSTGQEKTVHRNLIMPVNFLPLPDTALEDGGQWFIEEYEGNVR, encoded by the coding sequence ATGGGGAACGAGGGAGTCGAAAGGTTCAATAGAATGCTGGGAAACATGATCAGGGCTTTACCTACGAGAGCGAAGCACAGGTGGCCACGGAAGCTGAAGTCGTTAACCTTCGCCTACAACTGTACAGTCCATGAAACCACGGGCCACGCCCCTTTCCAGTTGATGTTTGGGAGAACCCCACATCTGCCTATCGACATGATGTTTGGTACGGCGCTACAAGACTCAGATGTTGTAGACTATGACGAGTACATCAAGTCCCTGACGAGAGACCTGAGGGAGGCCATGGAGATACAGGTGTTGGCAACCAAACAGCTGAAGAGTCATGCGGGCCTCTACAACAGGAAGATCAGAGGAGCTCCAGTGGAGATCGGTGATCGGGTGCTACTGGCGAATAAGGGTGAACGTGGAAAGAGGAAGCTGGCGGATCGCTGGGAGAACAACCTCAAAATTGTTACAGAGAAGAATAGTGACGTCCACATCTTCAAGATACAGAACATGTCGACTGGACAGGAGAAAACGGTCCACCGTAATCTGATAATGCCTGTAAACTTCTTGCCTCTCCCTGACACTGCCTTAGAGGATGGGGGACAATGGTTTATTGAGGAGTATGAAGGAAATGTTAGGTAA